A single region of the Penaeus monodon isolate SGIC_2016 chromosome 18, NSTDA_Pmon_1, whole genome shotgun sequence genome encodes:
- the LOC119584613 gene encoding LOW QUALITY PROTEIN: metallothionein-like (The sequence of the model RefSeq protein was modified relative to this genomic sequence to represent the inferred CDS: inserted 1 base in 1 codon): protein MPDPCCIDKCECAEGGCKKGCVCKSCRCEPCEKCTTGCSCPSKEDCAKTCXQPCKCCP from the exons ATGCCTGATCCCTGCTGCATTG ATAAATGCGAGTGCGCCGAGGGAGGCTGCAAGAAAGGATGCGTGTGCAAGAGCTGTCGCTGTGAACCCTGTGAGAAAT GCACAACGGGGTGTTCTTGTCCCTCGAAGGAGGACTGTGCCAAGACTT TCCAACCATGCAAGTGTTGTCCATAG
- the LOC119584612 gene encoding uncharacterized protein LOC119584612 encodes MILRQYKTGASNHVPDLLSRPAGDVPPSMKTARLLEQAQEAHDDAADKMDLTGMTAVQTREHQLWDPACEDPLGWLEGRQAVPGERPPAALFSFEALRQAHCPPTATHPGIHHTFQNLQGAWYFPNMYHLVREYVAASHACQQRKGVAGRAPMEGHPLPEVPLVTVSADLMDLRGSAACTLHCEPSHMVQLVSLLDKKADRVLWAFDDHYVTLFGPPDRVALTSGGPSNGVVERTNQTVKDALVALARQAPSQWPTHLPAVRLALNSAIHRAVRDQPLYLLTGLMVLFGKGLINRQAVDPNLILARLADACWLGVEVSWKMQETNKAQYEHVPQAHTRRDLWSYIRS; translated from the exons ATGATTTTAAGACAGTACAAGACAGGGGCCAGCAACCATGTGCCGGACCTTCTCTCACGACCAGCAGGTGATGTACCTCCATCTATGAAGACAGCTCGCCTACTAGAACAGGCCCAGGAGGCACATGATGACGCTGCTGATAAGATGGACCTCACTGGAATGACAGCTGTTCAGACAAGGGAGCACCAGCTATGGGACCCGGCATGCGAGGACCCCCTGGGTTGGCTGGAAGGGCGCCAGGCTGTACCAGGGGAGAGACCTCCTGCTGCACTCTTCAGCTTTGAG GCACTACGACAAGCCCACTGCCCTCCGACTGCCACCCATCCTGGGATCCACCATACATTCCAGAACCTGCAGGGCGCCTGGTACTTCCCCAATATGTATCATCTGGTGAGGGAGTATGTGGCAGCCTCCCATGCATGTCAGCAGCGCAAGGGTGTGGCAGGACGCGCCCCAATGGAAGGCCATCCACTGCCAGAGGTCCCACTGGTGACAGTGTCAGCTGACCTTATGGACTTGCGGGGATCAGCAGCATGTACTCTCCATTGTGAACCATCACACATGGTTCAGCTGGTCTCACTGCTTGATAAGAAGGCCGACAGAGTGCTATGGGCCTTTGACGACCATTATGTGACTCTATTTGGGCCACCTGACCGAGTGGCACTCACTTCTGGAGGCCCT TCCAATGGGGTGGTGGAGCGCACCAATCAGACAGTGAAGGATGCGCTGGTGGCACTGGCTCGGCAGGCTCCTTCGCAGTGGCCCACCCATCTTCCTGCTGTTCGCCTCGCCTTGAACTCAGCCATCCACCGTGCTGTGAGGGACCAGCCGCTATACTTGCTGACAGGTCTTATGGTGCTCTTTGGGAAGGGCCTGATTAACCGCCAGGCTGTGGACCCCAACCTGATATTGGCACGTCTTGCAGACGCCTGCTGGCTAGGTGTTGAAGTGAGCTGGAAGATGCAGGAGACTAACAAGGCCCAGTATGAGCACGTACCTCAGGCCCATACGAGGAGGGATCTCTGGTCCTACATAAGGTCCTAG